A part of bacterium genomic DNA contains:
- a CDS encoding thiamine pyrophosphate-binding protein, producing the protein MSTLPEAAAARRLVDALVKNGVSTFFGVPGGPICPFFEAVRLDPRAKMVESRHESYAAFAAVAFARATGKVPAIVVTAGPGITNAVTGIASAHLERVPMLVVAGDVAWSNHGGRLAQDSGPEGIDIERLLAPITRAQVRIARARSAVSQGLASLRAATDPNRPGPALLVLPIDEGMRSAPEVEFDMPEPIASSPVSLDAVARTARWLCEAERPLLVVGGGCRGYAPAVARLVDALQVPFVTTPRAKGLVSERHPYSLRNGGMAASMWARRYTALGVDVALVLGTDLDDTSMGPTPYLSEKGRLIHVDLDATVFNRNVPTALGVLSNVGAFARDLEFYATRRELKNPKGAALSREMRSRSAFDVEDFENDPGEPIAPHRVIAELQQAAARGTRFVTDIGEHMLFALHYLTALHPDDFHMQLNLGSMGSGIAGATGLALADPQRPVICICGDGGMQMAGMEVLTAIKEGLPIVYAVFNDARYNMVFHGMTQIFGDSEAYETPLIDFKIWAQSLGLAAAPVHRPGC; encoded by the coding sequence GTGTCGACGCTGCCCGAAGCCGCCGCGGCCCGACGCCTCGTGGATGCTTTGGTGAAAAATGGCGTGAGCACCTTCTTCGGGGTTCCGGGCGGGCCGATCTGCCCCTTCTTTGAAGCGGTGCGCCTCGACCCCCGCGCCAAGATGGTCGAATCGCGGCACGAAAGTTATGCCGCATTCGCCGCGGTGGCCTTCGCCCGAGCCACCGGCAAGGTGCCGGCGATCGTCGTCACCGCCGGACCGGGCATCACCAACGCGGTCACGGGCATTGCGTCGGCCCACCTCGAGCGGGTGCCGATGCTGGTGGTCGCCGGCGATGTCGCTTGGAGCAATCACGGCGGGCGGCTGGCCCAAGACTCGGGACCCGAAGGGATCGATATCGAGCGTCTATTGGCCCCGATCACCCGCGCCCAGGTCCGCATCGCCCGGGCGCGCAGCGCGGTCTCGCAGGGTTTGGCCAGCCTGCGGGCGGCGACCGACCCCAATCGCCCCGGCCCCGCGCTCTTGGTCTTGCCGATCGACGAGGGGATGCGCTCGGCCCCCGAGGTGGAGTTCGACATGCCGGAACCGATCGCGAGCTCGCCGGTCAGCTTGGACGCCGTGGCGCGCACCGCCCGCTGGCTGTGTGAAGCCGAACGGCCCCTGCTGGTCGTCGGGGGTGGCTGTCGCGGCTACGCTCCGGCGGTGGCGCGGCTGGTGGATGCGCTTCAGGTGCCTTTCGTCACGACTCCCCGAGCCAAAGGCCTCGTAAGCGAGCGCCACCCCTACTCGCTCCGCAACGGCGGCATGGCCGCATCGATGTGGGCCCGCCGCTATACCGCGCTCGGCGTCGACGTCGCCCTGGTCCTGGGCACCGATCTCGATGACACCTCCATGGGACCGACCCCCTACCTGTCCGAAAAGGGCCGCTTGATCCACGTCGATCTCGACGCCACCGTGTTCAACCGCAACGTTCCCACAGCCCTCGGGGTCCTGAGCAATGTCGGCGCATTCGCCCGTGATCTCGAATTCTATGCCACCCGCCGCGAACTCAAAAACCCGAAGGGCGCGGCGCTGAGTCGCGAAATGCGGTCCCGATCGGCTTTCGACGTGGAGGATTTCGAAAATGACCCCGGCGAGCCCATCGCGCCCCATCGGGTGATCGCCGAGCTGCAGCAAGCCGCCGCCCGCGGCACCCGTTTCGTGACCGATATCGGCGAACACATGCTCTTCGCGCTCCACTACTTGACCGCTCTCCATCCCGATGATTTCCACATGCAGCTGAATCTGGGGAGCATGGGCTCCGGCATCGCCGGCGCGACCGGCCTTGCGCTGGCCGATCCCCAAAGACCGGTGATCTGCATCTGCGGCGACGGCGGCATGCAGATGGCCGGGATGGAGGTGCTCACCGCCATCAAGGAAGGGCTGCCGATCGTCTACGCCGTCTTCAACGACGCTCGCTACAACATGGTGTTCCACGGAATGACCCAAATTTTCGGCGACAGCGAAGCCTATGAGACGCCGCTCATCGATTTCAAAATCTGGGCTCAATCCTTGGGCCTGGCGGCGGCCCCGGTCCACCGTCCCGGTTGCAT
- the lspA gene encoding signal peptidase II — MGIFSSQLPTGCAKPPKVVQSITEAPKKLRFWRLFLVAAASFAIDQATKSLVVMKLRLGESQEIVAGHFNVARLGNENAALGALSQAGPGLRLLIFLILPMVLMAGMALGLRHLKRVDRILELGLGLLFGGALGNLFDRLTRGSVVDFIDLHWKASQAPTFNIADLSIGLGIVFLLLSIVRPPSVPP; from the coding sequence ATGGGAATATTCTCAAGCCAGCTCCCAACGGGATGTGCGAAACCACCGAAAGTGGTGCAATCTATAACTGAGGCGCCGAAAAAGCTCCGGTTTTGGCGGCTTTTCCTCGTGGCGGCCGCGTCTTTTGCCATTGACCAAGCTACCAAAAGCCTTGTCGTGATGAAGCTTCGGCTCGGAGAGTCGCAAGAAATTGTGGCAGGGCATTTCAACGTCGCTCGCTTAGGCAACGAGAACGCCGCCTTGGGCGCCTTAAGCCAAGCCGGACCGGGGCTACGCTTGTTGATATTCCTCATTCTGCCGATGGTCTTGATGGCCGGAATGGCGCTGGGGCTGCGACACTTGAAACGGGTGGACCGGATCCTGGAGCTGGGCTTGGGCCTACTTTTCGGCGGAGCCTTGGGGAATCTGTTCGACCGGCTGACCCGCGGCTCGGTGGTCGACTTCATCGATTTGCATTGGAAAGCCAGCCAGGCCCCGACTTTCAATATCGCCGATCTGAGCATCGGTCTTGGAATCGTGTTCTTGCTGCTTTCCATCGTCCGCCCGCCGTCCGTTCCACCGTGA
- a CDS encoding LuxR C-terminal-related transcriptional regulator → MDHVEDAVGADLCGLYHFDPVSLRALDIHVRHISDSFVFEYEKLKPAEPGYQQLIRTREAVSDSSVYPGDQWRRSPCAPMLQGTKIIGMICIGRKSYGSYFDRGTESRLKEVSRVLSERLVSFSNRDETEPNDGEHSSGKFARQRAERVFLRSHLHHLMAGAFPLGFQETASLWNSLAANRSLPVDFFDLDGYRYVLMRPEEPVSSRKRPSRLTQGEAEVVRRAALGEANKAIGYDLGMSINTVASRLASAMSKLGVHSRVLLHDEEVFLDEDEILGPR, encoded by the coding sequence ATGGATCACGTCGAAGACGCAGTGGGCGCGGATTTATGCGGCTTATATCATTTCGATCCGGTGAGTTTGCGGGCCTTGGATATTCATGTTCGGCACATTTCGGATTCCTTTGTCTTTGAGTACGAAAAACTCAAGCCGGCCGAACCTGGATATCAACAGCTCATTCGTACCAGGGAAGCTGTCAGTGACTCGTCGGTTTATCCGGGTGATCAATGGAGGCGCTCCCCCTGCGCGCCGATGCTTCAGGGCACCAAAATCATCGGAATGATATGCATAGGCCGCAAGAGCTACGGATCCTATTTTGATCGAGGCACTGAAAGTCGTTTAAAGGAAGTAAGCCGGGTATTAAGCGAGCGTTTAGTCTCATTTTCTAATCGAGATGAAACCGAGCCAAACGACGGCGAACATTCGTCAGGGAAGTTCGCGCGCCAACGAGCCGAGCGCGTTTTCCTTCGCTCGCACCTTCACCACCTGATGGCCGGGGCTTTCCCCCTCGGTTTTCAGGAAACCGCCTCCTTGTGGAATTCACTTGCCGCGAACCGGAGTCTTCCCGTCGATTTTTTCGATCTGGATGGATACCGATACGTTCTGATGCGGCCGGAAGAACCGGTTTCCAGCCGGAAAAGGCCAAGCCGGCTGACCCAGGGCGAAGCCGAGGTGGTCCGTCGAGCCGCGCTTGGAGAAGCGAATAAAGCCATCGGGTATGATCTGGGAATGTCGATAAACACGGTTGCAAGTCGCCTTGCATCGGCCATGTCCAAGCTCGGTGTCCATTCGCGAGTGCTCCTTCACGACGAAGAGGTTTTCCTCGATGAGGACGAAATTTTGGGTCCGCGCTGA
- the priA gene encoding primosomal protein N', producing the protein MEAASHYVSVWLPVPRRLAFTYAVPADWPALRPGSLVVAPLGRRQSVGIVAATRVQPDPDLAEIKPLSARLPEIWDLSPPLLRVLQWSIGHYLAPPGEALRAFLPPALLKTKSPDPAKARLRPIPALETLSLPEPNAEQNAAIEAILAGPEGFQAYLLHGITGSGKTEVYLRLCAELLGRGRSALILVPEIALTPQTVGRFAARFGAVVGSYHSAMTEAQRLKTWIQARSGELRILVGTRSALALPLQDLGLVVVDEEHDSSYKQEERFRYQGRDLAVLRAREEGIPVVLGSATPSLESLENAESGKYRLLHLPDRATRGALPKIHLVDLKKEAADPETLLSPSLAAALAATLARGEQALLFLNRRGFAPFLLCRGCGEAPNCPNCEIALTYHKRPAAMVCHYCEFRAPPPERCPRCSDEELQAMGSGTERLEEALARLHPGRRIARLDRDVSLSRQRTEEILTSFAKGEIDILVGTQLVAKGHDFKQLTLVGILLADSTLHQPDFRSAERLFQLVTQVAGRAGRHDLPGEVFLQTFRPEHYAIAAALEQDPHRFFLHEREHRREAEYPPFRRLVLLRLSGNQAGKVEQAARKLAEDLRTLFARHPEVKVLGPSKSALEKLRGKYRWQLLLRTSKYEAMRRVLEEKLGRLEKSLAAGVSLHVDVDPAGSF; encoded by the coding sequence ATGGAAGCGGCCTCCCATTACGTCTCGGTCTGGCTACCGGTCCCGCGGCGGCTGGCCTTCACCTATGCGGTGCCGGCCGATTGGCCTGCCCTGCGGCCCGGCTCATTGGTGGTGGCGCCCTTGGGCCGACGGCAGAGCGTGGGCATCGTGGCGGCGACCCGGGTCCAGCCCGATCCGGATCTGGCGGAGATCAAGCCGCTCAGCGCCCGGCTGCCGGAGATTTGGGATCTTTCGCCGCCCTTGCTTCGGGTTCTGCAATGGAGCATCGGCCATTACTTGGCCCCGCCCGGTGAGGCCCTCCGGGCCTTCCTCCCGCCGGCCCTGCTCAAGACCAAGAGTCCCGACCCGGCCAAGGCTCGGCTTCGCCCCATTCCCGCCCTCGAAACGCTTTCGCTGCCCGAGCCCAATGCCGAGCAGAACGCCGCGATCGAGGCGATCCTGGCCGGCCCCGAAGGCTTCCAGGCTTACCTCCTGCACGGCATCACCGGCAGCGGCAAGACCGAGGTCTATCTACGGCTTTGCGCCGAGCTCCTCGGCCGCGGACGCTCGGCTCTCATCCTGGTGCCCGAGATCGCCCTGACCCCCCAGACGGTGGGGCGCTTCGCCGCTCGCTTCGGAGCCGTTGTCGGCTCCTACCATTCGGCCATGACCGAGGCTCAGAGGCTGAAGACTTGGATCCAAGCCCGAAGCGGCGAGCTCCGGATCCTGGTTGGCACCCGCTCGGCGCTGGCCTTGCCGCTCCAAGACTTGGGCTTGGTGGTCGTCGATGAGGAGCACGACTCGAGCTACAAGCAGGAGGAGCGCTTTCGCTATCAAGGCCGGGACCTGGCGGTGCTGCGGGCGCGGGAGGAGGGGATTCCGGTGGTCTTGGGCTCGGCGACCCCTTCCTTGGAAAGCCTGGAGAATGCCGAAAGCGGCAAATACCGTCTTTTGCATTTGCCGGACCGGGCGACCCGCGGCGCTCTGCCCAAAATTCACCTGGTCGACTTGAAAAAAGAAGCGGCCGATCCCGAGACCTTGCTCAGCCCGAGCTTGGCGGCCGCCTTGGCGGCGACCTTGGCCCGCGGCGAGCAGGCCCTGCTTTTTCTCAACCGCCGCGGCTTCGCCCCCTTTTTGCTTTGCCGGGGCTGCGGCGAGGCGCCGAATTGCCCGAACTGCGAGATCGCTCTCACCTATCACAAGCGGCCGGCCGCGATGGTTTGTCATTATTGCGAGTTCCGGGCGCCGCCGCCGGAACGCTGCCCGCGATGCTCGGACGAGGAGCTGCAGGCCATGGGCAGCGGCACCGAGCGGCTGGAAGAAGCGCTGGCCCGGCTCCACCCCGGCCGCCGCATCGCCCGACTCGACCGCGACGTCAGCCTGAGCCGCCAGCGGACCGAGGAGATCCTGACCAGCTTCGCGAAGGGCGAGATCGACATTTTGGTCGGAACCCAGTTGGTGGCGAAAGGCCACGACTTCAAGCAACTGACCTTGGTTGGCATCTTGTTGGCCGACAGCACCTTGCATCAGCCCGATTTCCGTTCGGCCGAGCGACTCTTCCAGCTGGTCACCCAAGTCGCGGGCCGGGCCGGCCGCCACGACCTGCCGGGCGAAGTCTTTCTCCAGACTTTTCGGCCCGAGCATTACGCCATTGCCGCGGCCTTGGAGCAGGACCCTCATCGCTTCTTTCTCCATGAGCGGGAGCATCGGCGGGAAGCCGAGTATCCGCCCTTCCGGCGGCTGGTTTTGCTGCGGCTCAGCGGCAACCAAGCCGGCAAGGTCGAGCAAGCCGCCCGAAAACTCGCCGAAGACCTGCGGACCCTTTTCGCCCGCCACCCCGAAGTGAAGGTTCTGGGCCCCTCGAAGTCGGCCCTGGAAAAGCTCCGGGGCAAATACCGTTGGCAGCTTTTGCTGCGGACTTCGAAATACGAAGCGATGCGGCGGGTCCTCGAGGAAAAGTTGGGCCGGCTGGAGAAGTCGTTGGCCGCCGGAGTGTCCCTTCACGTCGACGTCGATCCGGCGGGCTCGTTTTAA
- the def gene encoding peptide deformylase, giving the protein MLEILKYPDKRLREKSQPVDPEEIGKAYFQELLDEMFHTMYAAPGVGLAAVQIGVLKRMMVLDVGINEGELIVRDPKVVINPSFTLREGEVVWEEGCLSCPDLVVPVKRAQRVVVEALDRQGQAVTLEGQDLLAVALQHEVDHMDGILILDKLSRLKQDLYRDKVKKGQTVVR; this is encoded by the coding sequence ATGCTCGAAATCCTGAAATACCCCGACAAGCGCCTCCGCGAGAAATCCCAGCCGGTGGATCCCGAGGAGATCGGCAAGGCTTATTTTCAAGAGCTGCTCGACGAGATGTTCCACACGATGTACGCCGCGCCGGGCGTGGGCCTGGCGGCGGTCCAGATCGGCGTCTTGAAGCGGATGATGGTGCTCGACGTCGGGATCAACGAGGGTGAGCTGATCGTGCGCGACCCCAAGGTCGTCATCAATCCCAGCTTCACGCTGCGCGAAGGCGAGGTGGTTTGGGAGGAAGGCTGCCTGAGCTGTCCCGATTTGGTCGTGCCGGTGAAGCGGGCCCAACGGGTCGTGGTCGAGGCCCTCGACCGCCAAGGCCAAGCCGTCACCCTCGAGGGACAGGATTTGCTGGCGGTGGCCTTGCAGCATGAGGTCGATCACATGGACGGCATCCTCATCCTCGACAAGCTGAGCCGGCTCAAGCAGGACCTCTATCGCGACAAGGTGAAGAAGGGCCAAACGGTGGTGCGCTAG
- the fmt gene encoding methionyl-tRNA formyltransferase produces the protein MARYVFMGSPEIAVPSLQALQSAGHQGLAVVTQPDKPKGRGQVLSPPAVKVAAEALGLPVLQPEKIKANPDFVESLRRLEPELIVVVAYGKILPPEVLRIPEICCVNLHFSLLPKYRGAACVAYALIEGQAESGVTTIVMDEGLDTGPILLQWSEPILPADTAGSLAGRLADLGAQALVQTVAGLERGNIHPTPQNEAEASLAPLLHKEEGRVDWTRPAAEIYNRYRGLTPWPGAFTFLNGKRIVLSELAPAEPAAALKPGSLWPGSGGRILVATGQGALEIRRLKPEGKSVLNAADFMRGLAATELVFS, from the coding sequence ATGGCCCGTTACGTCTTCATGGGTTCGCCCGAAATCGCGGTGCCCTCGCTGCAGGCTTTGCAGAGCGCCGGCCATCAAGGCCTGGCGGTCGTCACCCAGCCCGACAAGCCCAAGGGCCGGGGCCAGGTCCTGAGCCCGCCGGCGGTGAAGGTGGCGGCCGAAGCGCTCGGGCTTCCGGTCTTGCAACCCGAGAAAATCAAAGCCAACCCCGACTTCGTCGAAAGCCTGCGCCGGCTGGAGCCCGAGCTGATCGTGGTCGTCGCCTATGGAAAAATCCTGCCGCCCGAGGTTTTGCGGATTCCCGAAATCTGCTGCGTCAATCTGCATTTTTCGCTCTTGCCCAAATACCGCGGCGCTGCCTGCGTGGCCTACGCCCTGATCGAGGGCCAAGCGGAGAGCGGGGTGACGACCATCGTGATGGACGAAGGCCTCGACACCGGGCCGATCCTCCTCCAATGGAGCGAGCCGATTTTGCCGGCCGACACCGCCGGCTCCCTCGCCGGCCGCTTGGCCGACTTGGGCGCCCAGGCCTTGGTCCAGACCGTGGCCGGATTGGAACGGGGCAATATCCATCCGACGCCCCAAAACGAGGCCGAAGCCAGCCTAGCCCCCTTGCTCCATAAGGAGGAGGGCCGAGTCGATTGGACCCGGCCGGCGGCCGAAATTTACAACCGCTATCGCGGGCTGACGCCTTGGCCGGGGGCCTTCACGTTCTTGAACGGCAAACGAATCGTGCTCAGCGAGCTGGCCCCGGCCGAGCCGGCCGCCGCCCTCAAGCCGGGCAGCCTCTGGCCGGGTTCCGGCGGCCGAATCTTGGTGGCGACCGGTCAAGGCGCCCTCGAAATTCGGCGGCTCAAGCCGGAGGGAAAAAGCGTTTTGAACGCCGCCGATTTTATGCGAGGCTTGGCCGCAACCGAGCTCGTCTTTTCTTAA
- the rpe gene encoding ribulose-phosphate 3-epimerase translates to MAKLIAPSILSADFSRLAEEVRAVEAAGADIIHFDVMDGHFVPNITVGPLVLESVRKITKLPIDAHLMIDHPDQFVADFIKAGANYVSVHVEASRHLHRSIQLIRSLGAKAGVALNPHTPVASMGYILDEVDFILVMTVNPGFGGQKFIPAAFKKVEELDKIRREHGFSFQIEVDGGIKVENIAEVSRAGVDWFVAGSAIFNGGDYAATIRKMRQALAG, encoded by the coding sequence ATGGCCAAACTCATTGCCCCATCCATTCTTTCCGCCGATTTCTCGCGCTTGGCCGAAGAGGTTCGCGCGGTCGAGGCCGCCGGCGCCGACATCATCCACTTCGACGTGATGGACGGCCATTTCGTGCCCAACATCACGGTCGGCCCCTTGGTCCTGGAATCGGTGCGCAAGATCACCAAGCTTCCGATCGACGCCCACTTGATGATCGACCACCCCGATCAATTCGTCGCCGATTTCATCAAGGCCGGCGCCAACTACGTCAGCGTCCACGTCGAGGCTTCGCGCCATCTCCACCGTTCGATTCAATTGATCCGCAGCCTCGGAGCCAAGGCCGGCGTCGCGCTCAATCCGCACACGCCGGTGGCGTCGATGGGTTACATCCTCGACGAAGTCGATTTCATCTTGGTGATGACGGTCAATCCCGGCTTCGGCGGCCAAAAGTTCATCCCGGCCGCCTTCAAGAAGGTCGAGGAGCTCGACAAGATTCGCCGCGAGCACGGCTTCTCTTTTCAGATCGAAGTCGACGGCGGCATCAAGGTCGAGAACATCGCCGAAGTTTCCAGAGCCGGCGTCGATTGGTTCGTGGCCGGCTCGGCGATCTTCAACGGCGGCGACTACGCCGCGACCATCCGCAAGATGCGCCAAGCCCTGGCCGGCTGA
- a CDS encoding DUF1566 domain-containing protein — protein MHCFFVRPAKLVRACVFAFLFFAAGSLHAGNKPWAYIADATKRFVVLPEFYNLAVLDRSTGLIWTKEPHGAITHWTNAVSVCYINSVGAEPNGRHGIAGWRLPRPSELLSLLELRVSCSPGGCGASYELPAGHPFTLESNTLFWSSEPTLTDTASGEPGAWIVDVLGGGAIEHPREEDAGVWCVRG, from the coding sequence ATGCATTGCTTTTTTGTTCGTCCAGCCAAGCTAGTTCGGGCTTGTGTCTTCGCCTTTCTCTTCTTCGCAGCCGGTTCGCTCCACGCCGGCAATAAACCTTGGGCCTATATCGCCGATGCGACCAAGCGCTTCGTGGTGCTGCCCGAATTTTACAATCTGGCGGTGCTCGATCGCAGCACCGGCTTGATCTGGACGAAGGAGCCGCACGGCGCCATCACCCATTGGACCAATGCTGTCAGCGTTTGCTACATCAACTCGGTCGGAGCCGAGCCCAACGGCCGGCACGGGATTGCCGGCTGGCGCTTGCCCCGCCCTTCGGAGCTGCTCAGCCTCCTGGAGTTAAGAGTTTCATGCAGCCCCGGCGGTTGCGGAGCCAGCTATGAGCTTCCGGCCGGCCATCCTTTTACCCTGGAATCCAACACCCTGTTTTGGAGTTCCGAGCCCACCTTGACCGACACCGCCTCGGGCGAGCCCGGTGCTTGGATCGTCGACGTCCTGGGTGGCGGAGCCATCGAGCATCCGCGGGAAGAAGACGCCGGAGTATGGTGCGTGCGTGGCTAA
- the glpK gene encoding glycerol kinase GlpK — translation MSDLVMAIDQGTTGTTVLILDQHLNLLAKKNNEFTQHYPAQGWVEHDLDEIWNGTVKTIGEAIQLAGIDPARIKAIGITNQRETTGIWERSGGKPIRHAIVWQDRRTADFCNQLKKKPGMEAKIRKKTGLVIDAYFSGTKIKWLLDHVPGARARAKSGELAFGTIDTFLVWRLSGGKAHVTDVSNASRTLLLNLKSLEWDPELLKIFSVPEKLLPRVASSSEIYAHTKGVPGLPDGIPISGMAGDQQAALFGQACFEAGSAKCTFGTGSFILMNTGSKIVASKNKMLTTVAWKIGKKVCYALEGSAFIAGAAVQWLRDGLKTIDSAPQIEALASSVPDSGGVTFVPALVGLGAPHWRQEARGLISGLTRATSRAHLARATLEGIAFLQYDILQAMAKDLGKKLKVLKVDGGASVNNLLMQFLADILRVEIVRPKMVETTGLGAAFLAGLAVGVWKSEKDIQKSWVKDRDFKPSMSTSAAKHHIDRWLMAVKAA, via the coding sequence ATGTCCGATCTCGTCATGGCCATCGACCAAGGCACCACCGGCACCACCGTCCTGATCCTCGATCAGCATCTCAATCTCCTCGCCAAGAAGAACAACGAGTTCACCCAGCACTACCCGGCCCAGGGCTGGGTCGAGCACGACCTCGACGAAATTTGGAACGGGACGGTGAAGACCATCGGCGAAGCCATTCAATTGGCCGGCATCGATCCGGCCCGGATCAAGGCCATCGGCATCACCAACCAGCGCGAGACCACCGGGATCTGGGAGCGCAGCGGGGGCAAGCCGATCCGCCACGCCATCGTCTGGCAGGACCGGCGGACCGCCGACTTCTGCAACCAGCTCAAGAAGAAGCCGGGCATGGAAGCCAAGATCCGCAAGAAAACCGGCCTGGTCATCGACGCCTATTTCAGCGGGACCAAGATCAAGTGGCTGCTCGACCACGTTCCCGGCGCCCGAGCCCGGGCCAAGTCGGGCGAGCTGGCCTTCGGCACCATCGACACCTTCTTGGTCTGGCGCTTGAGCGGCGGCAAGGCCCACGTCACCGACGTGTCCAACGCCTCGCGAACCCTGCTGCTCAACCTGAAAAGCCTGGAATGGGATCCGGAGCTGCTCAAGATCTTCTCGGTTCCCGAAAAATTGCTGCCGCGGGTGGCCTCAAGCTCCGAAATCTACGCCCACACCAAGGGCGTCCCCGGCCTGCCCGACGGCATCCCGATCTCGGGCATGGCCGGCGACCAACAGGCCGCCCTCTTCGGCCAGGCCTGCTTCGAAGCCGGCTCGGCTAAGTGCACCTTCGGCACCGGCTCCTTCATCTTGATGAACACCGGCAGCAAGATCGTCGCCAGCAAGAACAAGATGCTGACCACCGTGGCCTGGAAGATCGGCAAGAAAGTTTGCTACGCCCTCGAAGGCTCGGCCTTCATCGCCGGCGCGGCGGTGCAATGGCTCCGCGACGGCTTGAAGACCATCGACTCGGCGCCCCAGATCGAGGCCCTGGCCTCCTCGGTGCCGGATTCCGGCGGCGTCACCTTCGTCCCGGCCCTGGTCGGGCTGGGCGCGCCCCACTGGCGGCAGGAGGCCCGCGGCCTGATCAGCGGCCTGACCCGCGCCACCTCCCGGGCCCATCTCGCCCGCGCCACCTTGGAAGGCATCGCCTTTCTCCAGTACGACATTCTCCAAGCCATGGCCAAGGACTTGGGCAAGAAGCTCAAGGTCTTGAAGGTCGACGGCGGGGCCTCGGTCAACAACCTCCTGATGCAGTTCTTGGCCGATATCCTCCGGGTCGAGATCGTCCGCCCCAAAATGGTCGAAACCACCGGCCTCGGTGCCGCATTTTTAGCCGGCTTGGCCGTCGGCGTCTGGAAGTCCGAGAAGGACATCCAGAAAAGCTGGGTCAAAGACCGGGATTTCAAACCGTCCATGTCGACATCCGCCGCAAAGCATCATATCGATCGCTGGCTGATGGCGGTCAAAGCTGCCTAA
- the dnaX gene encoding DNA polymerase III subunit gamma/tau, with amino-acid sequence MSYQVLARKYRPQSFDEVIGQEHVTQTWKNAIQKSRIHHAYLLTGARGTGKTSLARVFAKALSCEQGPTATPCNQCSNCRSITQGNFLDVIEIDGASNTSVESVRELREQVKYLPAAGRYKIYIIDEVHMLSNAAFNALLKTLEEPPPHVLFLFATTEAHKIPVTILSRCQRFDLRRIPQAKIAEHLAKICREEKVQADEASLELLARAAEGSMRDSQSLLDMAIGLCGGRLELAKIHEMLGLAGAGAIEDLSADCLAGRLSEALAKVEDLYRRGFDLRQIALQWVQYLHDLTLLKAAGPETLGEGVLKDALAVMQKTVEPVELADLQVAFQTVYRASEEMARSDSPKILFDLLVVKLVHGHPFQSLAAVLGGKALVGSGAGLGKIPPGPPFSKGGNAASGGVEAERSAKVSSSDNGLLDRVLRKKPQIKALLDSALSQTWEGHRFIVAFAPGPIGEMFAEKRQALAEALSEELGAPVKVELKSEEAGRPRSPASSSGPPPAPLDPVVQQAMEILNASLKE; translated from the coding sequence ATGTCCTACCAAGTTCTCGCCAGGAAATATCGCCCCCAAAGCTTCGACGAAGTGATCGGACAGGAGCACGTCACCCAGACTTGGAAGAACGCCATCCAGAAGTCCCGGATCCACCACGCCTATCTGCTGACCGGCGCCCGCGGAACCGGCAAGACCTCGCTGGCCCGGGTTTTCGCCAAGGCCCTGAGCTGCGAGCAAGGGCCGACGGCCACGCCCTGTAACCAATGCTCCAACTGCCGCTCCATCACCCAGGGCAACTTCCTCGACGTCATCGAGATCGACGGCGCCAGCAATACCAGCGTCGAGAGCGTCCGGGAGCTGCGCGAGCAGGTGAAGTACCTGCCGGCCGCCGGCCGCTACAAGATCTACATCATCGACGAAGTCCACATGCTCTCGAACGCGGCCTTCAACGCCTTGCTCAAGACCTTGGAGGAGCCGCCGCCCCACGTCCTGTTTCTGTTCGCGACCACCGAGGCCCACAAGATCCCGGTGACCATCCTCTCGCGCTGCCAGCGTTTCGACCTCCGCCGGATTCCCCAGGCCAAGATCGCCGAGCACCTGGCCAAGATTTGCCGGGAGGAGAAGGTCCAAGCCGACGAGGCCAGCCTCGAGCTCTTGGCTCGAGCGGCCGAGGGCTCGATGCGCGATTCCCAAAGTCTGCTCGACATGGCGATCGGCCTCTGCGGCGGCCGGCTCGAGCTGGCCAAGATTCATGAGATGCTGGGCCTGGCCGGCGCCGGCGCCATCGAGGATCTGAGCGCCGATTGCCTCGCCGGCCGCTTGAGCGAGGCCTTGGCCAAGGTCGAAGACCTCTATCGCCGCGGCTTCGACCTCCGCCAGATCGCGCTCCAATGGGTCCAATACCTCCATGACTTGACCCTGCTCAAGGCCGCCGGTCCCGAGACCTTGGGCGAAGGCGTTTTAAAAGACGCGCTGGCGGTGATGCAGAAGACCGTCGAGCCGGTGGAGCTGGCCGACCTCCAAGTCGCCTTTCAGACGGTTTACCGGGCCTCGGAAGAGATGGCGCGAAGCGACTCGCCGAAGATCCTCTTCGATCTCTTGGTGGTGAAGCTGGTCCATGGGCATCCTTTTCAGTCTTTGGCGGCGGTCTTGGGGGGGAAGGCGCTGGTAGGTAGTGGAGCCGGTTTGGGGAAAATCCCCCCTGGCCCCCCTTTTTCAAAGGGGGGTAATGCGGCAAGCGGTGGGGTGGAAGCGGAGCGCTCGGCTAAGGTGAGCAGCTCCGACAATGGGCTGCTCGACCGGGTGCTCCGCAAGAAACCCCAGATCAAGGCCTTGCTCGATTCGGCCCTCTCCCAAACCTGGGAGGGCCACCGCTTCATCGTCGCCTTCGCCCCCGGTCCGATCGGCGAGATGTTCGCCGAGAAGCGCCAGGCCCTGGCCGAAGCCTTGAGCGAGGAGCTCGGCGCCCCGGTCAAGGTCGAGTTGAAGAGCGAGGAAGCCGGCCGGCCGCGCTCGCCGGCCTCGTCCTCGGGTCCGCCGCCGGCGCCGCTCGATCCGGTGGTTCAGCAAGCGATGGAGATTCTCAACGCCAGCCTTAAGGAGTGA